The Paenibacillus sp. FSL H7-0357 nucleotide sequence TATCTGAATGAGATCTCCCAGAAGCGGCAGGTTGATACCTTGGGAGATCTTTATGCTTATTTAAGCAGAGCATAGAGCGGAGCATGCAGCAGCCTGTAACCCGCTGTTCCACTTGAATCAGGCAGCCGGTTGATATGAAAGCCCCTCAACGTTATTTCCTCATTCTTGTCCGTACCCGGAGAACCGATCAGGTATACCTTGAATTCGGGACCCAGTGCGCTTAGTCCCTTAATGTCGGAGGGAGAAGGCCAGGGGGCAGAATGGGGATGGGAGTGGAACAAACCGACAGGGGCGGGGTCGTTATAGAGTGCCTTTACCCATT carries:
- a CDS encoding M67 family metallopeptidase produces the protein MTAYQGKTQPIRLDSSVQLMLGKHLLTCYPHEACGVLLGAAAAGGMHIKDYVPMSNVAPDPLHAFVPDPREWVKALYNDPAPVGLFHSHPHSAPWPSPSDIKGLSALGPEFKVYLIGSPGTDKNEEITLRGFHINRLPDSSGTAGYRLLHAPLYALLK